DNA from Deltaproteobacteria bacterium:
TCATCCGAGAACTCAAAAAGGCGAAAGAGGAGATGAAAAAGAAATAGACAGCCGAAGGGATCAGGCGAAGGTGGGCCACAAGGCCTTCCTTTGCCAATCTCCTCGTGCTGCACGGATGAACGGCCTGTGGATGCAGCAACCAGGCTTACGAGAGAGAAAAACGTGGCAACTCTGGAAGTCAGAAACCTTTGTGCCCGGTACGGGCGTTCCGGGCCGCAAGTCCTCAAGAACGTCAGCTTCAGCGTCGAGCACAACGATTTTTTCGCCATCATCGGACCCAGTGGTGCGGGCAAATCGACCCTCATCCGCTGCATCAACCGGCTGGTGGAGCCGACCGCTGGAGAGGTGATCCTCAATGGGGCCAATATCACGAAGATGAGCCAGGCGGAGTTGAGAAGAGCCCGCCGCAACATGGGGATGATTTTTCAAGAGTTCAACCTGGTGGAGAGAATGTCTGTCATTGATAACGTTCTGTCCGGCAGGCTTGGGTATGTTGGTACGGTCAGGAGCATACTCAGGATGTATCCCAAAGCCGATATTCAGAGGGCCCTGCAGTTGTTGGACCGGGTCGGGCTGGGAGATTTTGTCGACAAGAGGGCAGACGAACTCAGCGGCGGCCAGCGGCAGCGGGTTGGAATCGCGCGAGCCCTGATCCAGGACCCGAGGCTCCTCCTGGTGGACGAACCCACCTCGAGCCTCGATCCGAAGATCTCCCACGAGGTGATGGGAATGATCAAGGAGGTGTCCAGGGAAGCTGGGATACCGGTCCTTTGCAACATCCATGACGTCCAGCTGGCACTGGAGTTTTCCAACAGGGTCATTGGACTGCAGGACGGGGAGAAAAAATTCGAGGGGCCTACCGACCAGGTCGATAAGGGCACTCTCGAAAGGATTTACGCCATGGAGGTCCTCTGAGACCGATGGCAGCCGTGCGGGGTCTGGGTCATGGTTGAGGCGACAATCCAGCAAAAGACAGAGAGCATCATTGCAATCAGGACGCGGCGGAAGGCGATCCGGTACATGGTTTATGTCGGCCTGGTGTTTCTTGTCCTCTGGAGTATTCAGAGTACCATCATAGAGGATACGGACTGGGATCGAATCGGCGGTTTGAAATCGATCAGCCAAGGTGTGAAGCGGTTCGTCCCGCCGGACTTCTCGCTGTTCGGTCAGCTTGTGAAGCCGACGATTGAGACCTTCATGATTGCCGCTCTCGGGACCATGCTGGCCATCGTTCTCGCCATTCCTGTCTCATGGTTTGCAGCCCACAATATATCG
Protein-coding regions in this window:
- the phnC gene encoding phosphonate ABC transporter ATP-binding protein, producing the protein MEVRNLCARYGRSGPQVLKNVSFSVEHNDFFAIIGPSGAGKSTLIRCINRLVEPTAGEVILNGANITKMSQAELRRARRNMGMIFQEFNLVERMSVIDNVLSGRLGYVGTVRSILRMYPKADIQRALQLLDRVGLGDFVDKRADELSGGQRQRVGIARALIQDPRLLLVDEPTSSLDPKISHEVMGMIKEVSREAGIPVLCNIHDVQLALEFSNRVIGLQDGEKKFEGPTDQVDKGTLERIYAMEVL